From Nitrospiraceae bacterium:
CTTCTGTTATGTGCCCTAGTTTTATCAGGTTCGCGCCTAACCTTCCGCCGTTTCGCTTCTGAAGTGAAAGCGCTTCTCTTAATTGGTCTTCTGTTATTGCTCCTGATGTTACTAGTATCTGTCCTATCTTTGATGCCATGGCTTAATTTTACACTATAAAGAAACCATATTGGAAGTCAAAGTCAAGTTGACAACAAAAGACTTTTACAGATATTCTAGATGCCATAATTCATGGCACAAGGCATTATTGAAAACCTTATAAATCAGCTCACGAAATTACCAGGCATAGGCAGAAAAACTGCTCAGAGACTTGCATTCTTTATGCTCACAATGTCAGAAGAAAATGCAAAAGAAATTGCACACGCAATAATAGATGTTAAAGACAAAGCAAGATTCTGCAGCAGATGTTTTAACATTACTGATTCAGAGCCATGTGATATATGCAGAGATGGATCAAGAGATAAGACAAGAATTTGTGTAGTTGAAGAACCAAGCAATATCCTCGTAGTTGAAAGGACACGAACATTCAACGGTTTATATCATGTCCTGCTTGGCTCGATTTCCCCGATAGACGGCATTACTCCGGATAAACTTAAAATAGCAGA
This genomic window contains:
- the recR gene encoding recombination mediator RecR; amino-acid sequence: MAQGIIENLINQLTKLPGIGRKTAQRLAFFMLTMSEENAKEIAHAIIDVKDKARFCSRCFNITDSEPCDICRDGSRDKTRICVVEEPSNILVVERTRTFNGLYHVLLGSISPIDGITPDKLKIAELVRRVKNDGILEIILATNPNTKGEMTAQYIRDALKSFNIKITRIAYGLPIGSDIEFADEVTLGKALEGRREM